A window from Listeria seeligeri serovar 1/2b str. SLCC3954 encodes these proteins:
- a CDS encoding pyruvate carboxylase, which translates to MNRIKKVLVANRGEIAIRVMRACTELKIKTVAIYSQEDTGSFHRYKSDEAYLVGAGKKPIDAYLDIENIIEIAKESGADAIHPGYGFLSENIEFARRCEQEGIIFVGPKSKHLDMFGDKIKAKEQALLAGIPVIPGSDGPVAGIKEVEEFGEKNGYPLMIKASLGGGGRGMRVVESKEHVKESFERASSEAKAAFGNDEVYVEKCVMNPKHIEVQILGDTHGNIVHLFERDCSIQRRHQKVVEVAPCNAITSELRNRICDAAVKLMNNVDYINAGTVEFLVEGDDFYFIEVNPRVQVEHTITEMITGIDIVQSQLFIADGYALHDQLVAIPRQEDIHIHGSAIQSRITTEDPLNNFMPDTGRVDTYRSTGGFGVRLDAGNGFQGTVVTPFYDSLLVKLCTWGMTFEQATRKMRRNLIEFRIRGVKTNIPFLLNVVRHPDFASGNYNTSFIDTTPELFKFPHIRDRGTKTLRYIGNVTVNGFPGIKHRDKPVYTEPRLPKIPFGSQIAPGTKQILDAKGPEGVVDWVKKQEEVLLTDTTLRDAHQSLLATRVRSKDIFQIADSMAHLLPNMFSFEMWGGATFDVAYRFLNEDPWVRLETLRKQIPNVMFQMLLRGANAVGYKNYPDNVIREFVKQSAQSGVDVFRVFDSLNWIKGMEVSIDAVREAGKVVEAAICYTGDIDDETRTKYTIDYYKDMAKELVAQGTHILGIKDMAGLLKPQAAYRLIGELKDTVDVPIHLHTHDTSGNGIYTYAAAVSAGVDIVDVASSAMSGATSQPSMTGLYYGLVNGNRQTNLDAQNSQIINHYWEDVRHYYKDFDNALNSPQTEVYIHEMPGGQYTNLQQQAIAVGLGDRWDEVKEMYTEVNQMFGDIVKVTPSSKVVGDLALFMVQNELTEEDVYEKGDTIDFPDSVIEFFMGEIGQPYGGFPEKLQKLVLKGRKPLTDRPGALMEPVNFADVKAELKEKMGYEPSEKDVISYILYPKVFLDYQEMISKYGDVTVLDTPTFYKGMRLGETIEVELEKGKILLIKLNSVGEPIADGTRVIYFELNGQPREINIQDMNVQSTVIARRKIDTTNPEHVGATMTGSVIQVVVKKGESVKKGDPLLITEAMKMETTIQAPFDGEVSSIHVSDGDAIESGDLLIEVNRI; encoded by the coding sequence ATGAATCGAATTAAAAAAGTATTAGTAGCTAACCGCGGGGAGATTGCGATCCGTGTTATGCGTGCATGTACTGAACTCAAAATCAAAACAGTGGCTATTTATTCACAAGAAGATACCGGAAGTTTCCACCGGTATAAATCAGATGAAGCTTATCTGGTTGGAGCAGGGAAAAAGCCCATTGATGCGTACCTAGATATCGAAAACATTATCGAAATTGCAAAAGAATCTGGTGCAGACGCGATTCATCCGGGATATGGTTTCTTGTCCGAAAACATTGAATTTGCTCGTCGTTGTGAGCAAGAAGGCATTATTTTCGTTGGTCCTAAATCAAAACACCTAGATATGTTTGGTGACAAAATCAAAGCAAAAGAACAAGCACTTTTAGCTGGAATTCCAGTAATTCCAGGTAGTGATGGCCCAGTTGCTGGGATTAAAGAAGTAGAAGAATTTGGTGAAAAGAACGGCTATCCCCTGATGATTAAAGCTTCCCTTGGTGGTGGCGGTCGTGGTATGCGTGTTGTTGAATCCAAAGAACATGTTAAAGAAAGCTTTGAACGTGCCTCATCAGAAGCAAAAGCTGCTTTCGGGAACGATGAAGTTTATGTTGAAAAATGTGTTATGAACCCAAAACATATTGAAGTACAAATTCTCGGGGATACACATGGCAATATCGTTCATTTATTTGAACGTGATTGTTCTATTCAACGTAGACACCAAAAAGTAGTAGAAGTAGCGCCTTGTAATGCGATTACATCTGAACTTCGTAACCGTATTTGTGACGCAGCTGTAAAACTAATGAATAATGTCGATTATATTAACGCCGGAACAGTCGAGTTTTTAGTTGAAGGCGATGATTTTTACTTTATTGAAGTAAACCCTCGTGTTCAAGTGGAGCATACGATTACAGAAATGATTACAGGGATTGATATTGTTCAATCACAATTGTTCATTGCGGATGGTTATGCGCTTCATGATCAATTAGTAGCGATTCCTAGACAAGAAGATATTCACATTCATGGTTCTGCGATTCAGAGTCGTATTACTACGGAAGATCCACTTAATAACTTTATGCCAGATACAGGTCGAGTAGATACATATCGTTCGACAGGTGGCTTTGGAGTTCGTTTGGATGCCGGTAATGGTTTCCAAGGAACAGTTGTTACACCGTTTTATGATTCCTTATTAGTAAAATTATGTACATGGGGAATGACTTTTGAGCAAGCGACACGTAAAATGCGTCGTAATTTGATTGAGTTCCGTATTCGTGGTGTGAAAACAAACATTCCTTTCCTATTGAATGTAGTTCGTCATCCGGATTTTGCAAGTGGTAATTACAATACAAGCTTTATCGATACAACACCAGAACTATTTAAATTCCCACATATCCGTGACCGTGGTACGAAAACATTACGTTATATTGGGAATGTAACTGTAAATGGTTTCCCAGGAATTAAGCACCGTGACAAACCTGTTTATACAGAGCCACGTTTGCCAAAAATTCCATTTGGGTCGCAAATCGCGCCTGGTACCAAACAAATTTTGGATGCAAAAGGTCCAGAAGGTGTTGTTGATTGGGTGAAAAAACAAGAAGAAGTACTCTTAACAGATACTACTTTAAGAGATGCACATCAATCATTACTTGCTACTCGCGTGCGTTCTAAAGATATTTTCCAAATAGCTGATTCGATGGCACATTTATTACCAAATATGTTTTCATTTGAAATGTGGGGCGGCGCGACTTTTGACGTTGCTTATCGCTTCTTAAATGAAGATCCTTGGGTGCGCTTAGAAACACTAAGAAAACAAATTCCAAATGTTATGTTCCAAATGCTTCTTCGCGGGGCAAATGCAGTTGGTTATAAAAACTATCCTGATAATGTGATTCGAGAGTTCGTAAAACAATCGGCACAGTCTGGCGTTGATGTATTCCGCGTGTTTGACAGCTTAAACTGGATTAAAGGCATGGAAGTATCCATTGACGCTGTTCGTGAAGCAGGGAAGGTTGTAGAGGCGGCTATCTGCTATACAGGGGATATCGATGATGAAACAAGAACGAAATACACAATTGATTATTATAAAGATATGGCAAAAGAACTTGTTGCTCAAGGGACACATATTTTAGGAATTAAAGATATGGCTGGACTATTGAAACCACAAGCAGCGTATCGTCTAATAGGTGAATTAAAAGACACTGTAGACGTACCGATTCACCTTCATACACATGACACAAGCGGTAATGGTATTTATACCTATGCAGCGGCAGTTAGTGCAGGAGTGGATATTGTTGATGTCGCATCTAGCGCGATGAGTGGTGCAACAAGTCAACCAAGCATGACAGGTCTTTATTACGGATTAGTTAATGGTAATCGTCAAACGAACTTAGATGCACAAAATTCCCAAATTATTAATCATTACTGGGAAGATGTTCGTCACTATTATAAAGACTTTGATAATGCACTTAACTCTCCACAAACTGAAGTATACATCCACGAAATGCCAGGCGGTCAGTACACCAATCTTCAACAACAAGCAATTGCAGTTGGACTTGGCGATCGTTGGGATGAAGTAAAAGAAATGTATACAGAAGTTAACCAAATGTTTGGCGATATCGTAAAAGTAACACCATCTTCTAAAGTTGTTGGCGACCTGGCACTGTTCATGGTTCAAAACGAACTAACAGAGGAAGATGTTTACGAAAAAGGCGATACAATTGATTTCCCAGATTCCGTTATCGAATTCTTTATGGGTGAAATCGGTCAACCATATGGCGGATTCCCAGAAAAACTTCAAAAACTAGTACTCAAAGGACGCAAACCACTAACTGATCGTCCAGGAGCTTTAATGGAGCCAGTCAACTTTGCTGATGTGAAAGCAGAACTGAAAGAAAAAATGGGCTATGAACCATCTGAAAAAGATGTGATTTCCTATATTCTTTATCCAAAAGTATTCCTAGATTATCAAGAAATGATTAGTAAATATGGTGATGTAACAGTACTTGATACACCAACATTTTACAAAGGAATGCGTCTTGGCGAAACGATTGAAGTAGAATTAGAAAAAGGAAAAATTCTCTTAATTAAATTAAATTCAGTTGGAGAACCAATTGCGGATGGAACGCGGGTTATCTACTTTGAATTAAATGGTCAACCGCGTGAAATTAACATCCAAGATATGAATGTTCAATCAACTGTTATTGCCCGCCGTAAAATCGACACAACGAATCCAGAACATGTTGGAGCAACAATGACAGGTTCCGTAATTCAAGTAGTCGTGAAAAAAGGCGAGTCTGTGAAAAAAGGCGATCCGCTACTTATCACAGAAGCAATGAAAATGGAAACAACGATCCAAGCACCATTTGATGGAGAAGTCAGCAGCATCCATGTTTCTGATGGAGATGCCATTGAGTCTGGTGATTTATTGATTGAAGTAAACAGAATCTAA
- a CDS encoding ABC transporter substrate-binding protein: protein MKWFKGSVIVLLLAVLTACGNTETKAPTKKAETIEVKDATGETITLKEAPTKIISLMPSNTEILFSLGLGDDVIGVSAYDDYPAETKNIEKVVSTNVDTEKIISLKPDLVLGHESMLSAQKDAYQQLKDAGINLFVVPDATNLKDTEKTITTIGELTGTDKEAKQVTTSMEDQKAAIEKKSKELKTSPKVWIEISPDLYTAGKGTFMNEMLELAGGTNIVTEDGFIPYNEEKVIEQNPDIILSVYPDAKSIIEKRTAWKDITAVKNDQIYEMDANKLSRPGPRLLEGAADIQAVLFKNN, encoded by the coding sequence ATGAAATGGTTTAAAGGAAGTGTCATTGTTTTATTACTAGCTGTTTTAACTGCATGTGGAAATACAGAAACGAAGGCACCAACAAAAAAAGCGGAAACAATTGAAGTGAAAGATGCAACCGGAGAGACTATCACGCTAAAAGAAGCGCCAACCAAAATTATCTCCCTTATGCCAAGTAATACTGAAATCTTATTCTCATTAGGTCTTGGAGACGATGTGATCGGGGTTTCAGCATATGATGATTATCCAGCAGAAACAAAAAATATTGAAAAAGTGGTTTCGACAAACGTAGATACAGAAAAAATTATTTCACTAAAACCAGACTTAGTACTAGGCCACGAATCCATGCTTTCCGCTCAAAAAGATGCTTACCAACAATTAAAAGATGCCGGAATCAACTTATTTGTTGTCCCAGATGCAACTAATTTAAAAGATACAGAAAAAACGATTACAACTATTGGTGAACTAACTGGAACAGACAAAGAAGCAAAACAAGTAACGACATCCATGGAAGACCAAAAAGCAGCAATTGAAAAGAAATCAAAAGAACTAAAAACATCACCAAAAGTTTGGATTGAAATCAGTCCAGATTTATACACAGCAGGTAAAGGAACATTTATGAACGAAATGCTCGAACTTGCTGGTGGGACGAATATTGTTACCGAAGACGGATTTATTCCATACAACGAAGAAAAAGTAATTGAACAAAATCCAGATATTATTTTATCTGTCTATCCAGATGCGAAATCAATTATCGAAAAACGTACTGCTTGGAAAGACATTACTGCTGTTAAAAATGATCAAATTTATGAAATGGATGCGAATAAATTAAGTCGTCCAGGACCAAGATTGCTTGAAGGCGCGGCTGATATTCAAGCAGTTCTTTTTAAAAACAACTAA
- a CDS encoding ABC transporter permease: MKQVIEVLKEQFKYAPMIFRIARYEDKATYQSHYLGLAWQILNPLIQIAIYYFVFGFAFNSSSGSNASYIEWMLAGIIPWFFISGVILQGANSIYNKINMVSKMNFPMSILPSINIASNLTSYFTMMVLLVGLFAVKGTPITIYWGQYLYYFVAMMAFLYSFTLLNATISVLVRDYYIMLQSLIRVLFYMSGVVWDLQTKLPEWAFNILKLNPIYYLINGFRETFLMERMFWENPSYTVYFWLLTGVLLFVGASLHMKFRERFVDYL; the protein is encoded by the coding sequence GTGAAACAAGTTATAGAAGTATTAAAAGAACAATTTAAATATGCACCGATGATATTTCGGATTGCCCGATATGAAGACAAGGCAACCTACCAAAGTCATTATCTTGGTTTAGCGTGGCAAATTCTTAACCCGCTTATTCAAATCGCGATTTATTACTTTGTGTTCGGTTTTGCGTTTAATTCATCGTCAGGATCTAATGCAAGTTATATCGAATGGATGTTAGCTGGTATTATCCCTTGGTTTTTCATCAGTGGGGTTATTCTTCAAGGTGCAAATAGTATATATAATAAAATAAATATGGTTTCAAAAATGAATTTTCCGATGAGTATTTTACCAAGTATTAATATAGCTTCTAACTTAACAAGCTATTTTACGATGATGGTACTTTTAGTCGGATTGTTTGCAGTAAAAGGAACACCAATTACTATATATTGGGGACAATACTTGTACTATTTTGTTGCAATGATGGCCTTTTTATATAGTTTCACCTTGCTAAACGCAACTATTAGCGTACTTGTGCGTGACTATTACATTATGTTGCAGTCTTTAATCCGGGTTTTATTCTACATGTCAGGTGTAGTATGGGATTTACAAACAAAATTACCTGAATGGGCATTTAATATTTTGAAATTAAATCCGATTTATTATCTTATTAATGGCTTTAGAGAGACGTTCTTGATGGAAAGAATGTTTTGGGAAAATCCATCATATACCGTGTATTTCTGGCTATTAACAGGCGTTCTATTATTTGTAGGGGCTTCTCTGCATATGAAATTCCGTGAACGTTTTGTAGATTACTTATAG
- the tagH gene encoding teichoic acids export ABC transporter ATP-binding subunit TagH — protein sequence MDKNIKVSFKHVSKEYDLYQNKSDKIKGLFLPKSKRVQSFWALRNVCFDVYDGETVGLIGINGSGKSTISNIMSGVIPPTQGEVVINGETSLIAIAVGLKGPLSGLENIRLKLLMHGLKGSQIDSLLPSIIEFADIGDFINQPIKNYSSGMRSRLGFAISVHTNPDILVIDEALSVGDQTFYQKCVDKINEFKAQGKTIVFVSHSLGQVKSLCDKIIWMHHGEVREIGEAAEVAEKYDEFVKWFNKQPNDFKKKYQKEQKEKQKLPQEKIYPTPNANKYKMGIMDKCLLVVLLALLILFGSLVSTGKSFMGLFSSGDSQTEQVTMVDNHTNWK from the coding sequence ATGGATAAGAATATTAAAGTTTCCTTCAAACATGTGTCCAAAGAATATGACCTCTACCAAAATAAATCAGATAAAATCAAAGGTTTATTTTTGCCTAAAAGTAAACGAGTACAGTCTTTCTGGGCTCTTAGAAATGTTTGTTTTGATGTATATGATGGTGAAACAGTTGGTTTAATTGGTATAAATGGTTCAGGTAAATCAACTATTTCTAACATTATGTCGGGGGTTATTCCGCCAACACAAGGGGAAGTAGTTATCAACGGCGAAACTTCTTTGATTGCAATTGCAGTTGGATTAAAAGGACCTTTATCTGGTTTAGAAAATATCCGACTTAAGTTACTTATGCATGGTCTAAAAGGATCACAAATTGACTCTTTACTACCAAGTATCATTGAATTTGCCGATATTGGTGATTTTATTAATCAACCAATTAAAAACTATTCAAGTGGTATGCGTTCGAGACTTGGTTTTGCTATTTCAGTGCACACGAATCCAGATATTTTAGTTATTGACGAAGCTTTATCTGTTGGTGACCAGACTTTTTACCAAAAATGTGTTGATAAAATCAATGAATTCAAAGCACAAGGTAAAACAATCGTCTTTGTAAGTCACTCGCTTGGACAAGTAAAAAGTTTGTGTGACAAAATTATTTGGATGCATCACGGTGAAGTACGAGAAATTGGTGAAGCCGCAGAAGTTGCTGAAAAATACGATGAGTTTGTTAAATGGTTTAATAAACAACCGAATGATTTTAAGAAAAAATATCAAAAAGAACAAAAAGAAAAACAAAAACTGCCACAAGAAAAAATTTATCCAACACCAAATGCCAATAAATACAAAATGGGTATTATGGACAAATGCCTCTTAGTTGTATTATTAGCTTTACTAATTTTGTTTGGCTCACTTGTATCGACAGGGAAGTCTTTTATGGGACTATTTAGCTCAGGAGATAGTCAAACAGAACAAGTAACGATGGTTGATAATCATACTAATTGGAAATAG
- a CDS encoding GW domain-containing glycosaminoglycan-binding protein, with protein sequence MIKKAFHFVLVLMLSVSMVPLFHAKATETESGVEGQQNDNTTVTNEDMPPETEEPVFSLEENREEAIDATTEVQPRSNMLRASVTATSFQQKFINSISSQAMELCKKYKLYPSVMIAQASLESNWGRSELGTAPNYNLFGIKGSYNGKSVTMKTWEYSDSKGWYQIDAKFAKYPSYKESLEDNAKKLRNGPSWDSSYYKGAWRENAKTYKDATAWLQGRYATDNTYASKLNSLISQYNLTQYDTLYDTIKSQKNVSEDAKVVKADGHGVYSGIYNTSAASGKKLSTGAPYNNKNVKILKEGTTSRGTWVQFSSNNKVIGWMDKRAFVYYPKATNVKSLNLTGKITAGSTNGLWSEVPGTVNAKKLATTAGAYQNKDAKIIKQGQISGRTYYQFQVGGKTIGWLDARAFHVYDTIKSQSNVNWNRTILNADKHGVYSGVYNTSASSMNKLSTGAKYNNKKVKVIKQAQTARGTWYQFQVNGKTVGWMDYRAFFDTITSQKTMNKTVTVGNATNHGVFDGVYRTSPKVKRISLGKPYNNKKVQVLKEAVTDHATWVQFKYGKTVAWMDKKAFKY encoded by the coding sequence ATGATTAAAAAAGCTTTTCACTTTGTACTTGTGCTGATGTTAAGCGTAAGTATGGTGCCTCTATTCCATGCTAAAGCAACCGAAACAGAAAGCGGAGTAGAAGGTCAACAAAATGATAATACAACAGTAACAAACGAAGATATGCCTCCAGAGACTGAGGAACCTGTATTTTCGCTTGAAGAAAATAGGGAAGAAGCAATAGACGCTACTACTGAAGTACAACCTAGAAGTAATATGTTAAGGGCTTCAGTTACCGCAACAAGTTTTCAACAAAAATTTATTAATTCCATTTCTTCACAAGCAATGGAGTTATGTAAGAAATATAAATTATATCCGTCTGTAATGATTGCTCAAGCTTCTTTGGAGAGCAATTGGGGGCGCAGCGAACTAGGAACGGCTCCTAACTATAATTTATTTGGAATAAAGGGTTCATATAATGGGAAAAGCGTAACAATGAAAACTTGGGAGTATAGTGATTCCAAAGGTTGGTATCAAATTGACGCGAAATTTGCTAAATACCCTTCTTACAAAGAATCATTAGAAGATAACGCCAAAAAACTCAGAAATGGTCCAAGTTGGGATTCAAGTTATTACAAAGGTGCATGGCGCGAAAATGCCAAAACATACAAAGATGCAACGGCTTGGTTACAAGGACGTTATGCAACAGACAATACGTATGCATCGAAGTTAAATTCATTAATTTCGCAATATAATTTAACACAATACGATACATTGTACGATACGATTAAATCACAAAAAAATGTTTCTGAAGATGCTAAAGTAGTTAAAGCAGATGGACATGGTGTATATAGTGGCATTTATAATACATCTGCTGCAAGTGGCAAAAAATTATCCACTGGCGCACCTTACAACAACAAAAACGTGAAAATATTAAAAGAAGGAACAACTAGCAGAGGCACTTGGGTTCAGTTTTCTTCTAATAATAAAGTAATTGGCTGGATGGACAAAAGAGCGTTTGTTTACTATCCAAAAGCTACTAATGTGAAATCTCTCAATTTAACAGGGAAAATAACTGCAGGATCAACAAATGGTTTATGGTCCGAAGTTCCTGGAACGGTAAATGCGAAGAAACTAGCTACTACTGCTGGTGCTTATCAAAATAAAGATGCCAAAATAATTAAGCAAGGCCAGATTAGCGGTAGAACATATTACCAGTTCCAAGTAGGCGGTAAAACTATTGGTTGGCTGGATGCTCGTGCTTTCCATGTGTATGATACGATTAAATCGCAGTCAAATGTTAATTGGAATCGAACTATTTTAAATGCTGATAAACATGGTGTTTACTCAGGCGTTTACAATACATCGGCTAGCAGTATGAACAAGCTAAGTACTGGTGCAAAATACAACAATAAAAAAGTAAAAGTAATCAAACAAGCGCAGACTGCTAGAGGAACTTGGTATCAATTCCAAGTTAATGGTAAAACAGTTGGCTGGATGGATTATCGTGCTTTCTTTGACACAATTACTTCTCAAAAAACAATGAACAAAACAGTTACAGTTGGTAATGCGACTAATCATGGTGTATTTGACGGTGTATACCGTACTTCTCCAAAAGTAAAACGTATTTCTTTAGGTAAACCATATAATAATAAAAAAGTACAGGTTCTAAAAGAAGCTGTCACTGATCACGCTACATGGGTTCAGTTTAAATATGGTAAAACTGTCGCTTGGATGGATAAAAAAGCATTTAAATACTAA
- a CDS encoding CDP-glycerol glycerophosphotransferase family protein: MSDSKLIITELYWERIQLHVKGRIENISLENYTFAFRTLTDEFHFSPTAVKLDGDTFELRFNIAILNDGNYLPSGDYLLSLYNSETADEIVAKPAAELFKYPEEEELLEELNEATTENEKNNVLLAGLRKEFKRGGGNAKYAYKITPMISADVNEFVFSVVFTIPVPKPTKWQVFKNKTKEAFHTFSFNFRTGLFKSIFYTSQALVPKNGKRILFSSDSRAEIGGNFEFVLNKMKEMGIDKDYKIKMTFKPNIRLRRAFIEKFRFPYLLGSSDIIFIDDYHPMIYTVDFSEKTQVIQLWHACGAFKTVGFSRSGKQGGPFFDDRAHRNYTRAIVASDTDVPFYAEAFGIKESSILPTGVPRTDIFFDPEYKENIVTTMEQLFPETQGKQVILFAPTFRGNGANQAHYPYFKINLAKFAEYCRKNNSVVIFKMHPFIKNEFVIPEQYADVFIDASSYREVNDILFITDILITDYSSVIFEFSTLQRKMLFYAFDLEDYVSTRDFYEEYDGFVPGKIVYDFDELIKALENNDFEQEKVKPFLDKHFKYHDTNSAKRIVEEIFYN, encoded by the coding sequence ATGAGTGACAGTAAATTAATTATTACAGAATTATACTGGGAAAGAATTCAATTACATGTAAAAGGAAGAATAGAAAATATTTCTTTGGAGAATTATACATTTGCGTTTAGAACGTTAACAGATGAGTTTCATTTTTCTCCCACTGCTGTAAAATTAGACGGAGATACATTTGAGCTTCGATTTAACATTGCTATTTTGAATGATGGTAATTATTTACCTAGCGGGGACTATTTACTATCTCTTTATAACAGCGAAACAGCAGATGAAATTGTTGCTAAACCAGCTGCAGAGCTATTCAAATATCCAGAAGAAGAAGAGCTTTTGGAAGAACTAAATGAAGCTACTACAGAAAATGAAAAAAATAACGTTTTGCTTGCTGGACTAAGAAAAGAATTCAAACGTGGTGGTGGTAATGCGAAATATGCATACAAAATCACGCCAATGATATCTGCGGATGTGAACGAATTTGTTTTCTCAGTAGTTTTTACAATTCCAGTACCAAAACCAACCAAATGGCAAGTGTTTAAGAACAAAACGAAAGAAGCTTTCCATACTTTTAGTTTTAATTTTAGGACGGGCTTGTTTAAATCCATTTTTTATACATCACAAGCTTTAGTTCCTAAAAATGGGAAAAGAATTCTATTTTCTTCGGATTCGCGTGCAGAAATTGGTGGGAACTTTGAATTTGTTTTAAATAAAATGAAAGAAATGGGCATTGATAAGGATTATAAAATCAAAATGACATTTAAGCCTAATATTCGTTTAAGAAGGGCGTTTATTGAGAAGTTTAGATTCCCATACTTGCTGGGTAGCTCAGATATTATCTTTATTGATGATTACCACCCGATGATTTATACAGTTGATTTTAGCGAAAAAACACAAGTGATTCAGTTATGGCATGCTTGTGGTGCGTTTAAAACAGTTGGATTTAGTCGGTCCGGCAAACAAGGTGGTCCATTCTTTGACGACCGCGCCCACCGCAATTATACAAGAGCTATTGTTGCTTCTGATACTGATGTTCCTTTTTATGCGGAAGCGTTTGGGATAAAAGAATCGTCTATATTACCAACAGGAGTGCCAAGAACAGATATTTTCTTTGATCCAGAATATAAAGAAAACATTGTTACAACTATGGAACAATTATTCCCAGAAACACAAGGAAAACAAGTTATTTTATTTGCTCCAACTTTCCGTGGTAATGGTGCGAATCAAGCACACTATCCATATTTTAAAATTAATTTAGCGAAATTTGCGGAGTATTGTCGCAAGAATAATTCGGTTGTTATTTTTAAAATGCACCCGTTCATTAAAAATGAATTTGTGATTCCAGAGCAATATGCAGATGTGTTTATTGATGCGAGCTCTTACCGTGAAGTGAATGATATTTTATTCATCACAGATATTTTGATTACAGATTATTCTTCAGTTATTTTTGAATTCTCTACTTTACAACGCAAAATGTTGTTCTATGCGTTTGATTTAGAAGATTATGTTTCTACCCGTGATTTTTATGAAGAATATGACGGTTTTGTACCAGGTAAAATTGTCTATGATTTTGATGAACTGATTAAGGCACTTGAAAATAATGATTTTGAACAAGAGAAAGTGAAGCCTTTCCTTGATAAACATTTTAAATATCATGATACAAATTCTGCGAAGCGTATTGTGGAAGAAATATTTTATAACTAA
- the galU gene encoding UTP--glucose-1-phosphate uridylyltransferase GalU has translation MKVKKAVIPAAGLGTRFLPATKAMPKEILPIVDKPTIQFIVEEAVASGIEDILIVTGKGKRAIEDHFDSVPELENNLREKNKLDLLHLVEETTNINLHFIRQSKPKGLGDAILQAKGFIGNEPFVVMLGDDIVQSKTPCAKQLIDQYEKTHSSVIGVQHVPQEETYRYGIIDPDKQVSDRLYNVKGFVEKPTVEEAPSNLAILGRYLLTPEIFTYLETQEAGSGGEIQLTDAINRLNAIQRVFAYDFEGERFDVGDKFGFIETTLKFALKHPEIKDEVRDLIIRLAKELK, from the coding sequence ATGAAAGTAAAAAAAGCAGTCATCCCGGCAGCAGGTCTTGGCACAAGATTTCTTCCTGCAACAAAAGCGATGCCAAAAGAAATACTTCCTATCGTAGACAAACCAACCATTCAATTCATCGTTGAAGAGGCAGTGGCTTCTGGAATTGAAGATATTTTAATCGTTACAGGAAAAGGAAAAAGAGCCATTGAGGATCATTTTGATTCTGTACCCGAATTAGAAAATAATTTGCGTGAAAAAAACAAATTAGACTTATTACATTTAGTTGAAGAAACAACCAACATAAATTTACATTTCATTCGCCAGTCTAAACCTAAGGGCCTTGGTGACGCCATTTTACAAGCAAAAGGTTTTATCGGTAATGAGCCATTTGTCGTTATGCTAGGCGACGATATAGTCCAGTCTAAAACACCTTGCGCAAAACAACTCATTGATCAATACGAAAAAACCCATAGTTCTGTAATCGGCGTACAACATGTTCCACAAGAAGAAACTTATCGTTACGGTATCATTGACCCTGACAAGCAAGTAAGTGATCGCCTTTATAATGTAAAAGGTTTCGTAGAGAAGCCAACCGTGGAAGAAGCACCATCAAACCTAGCTATTTTAGGTAGATACTTATTAACACCAGAGATTTTTACATATTTAGAAACGCAAGAAGCTGGTTCTGGTGGAGAAATCCAGTTAACCGATGCAATCAACCGCTTAAATGCAATTCAACGTGTTTTTGCTTATGATTTTGAAGGAGAACGTTTTGATGTTGGAGATAAATTCGGCTTTATTGAAACAACATTAAAATTCGCACTAAAACATCCAGAAATAAAAGATGAAGTTCGCGACTTAATCATTCGACTTGCAAAAGAACTAAAATAA